From the Desulfonatronum thiosulfatophilum genome, one window contains:
- a CDS encoding DUF1622 domain-containing protein codes for MVDEPTGMFVDLMWYAARSIEALGVIVICVGVITTTGLFLYRSWMHRNADRFYRIYRRGMGKAILLGLELLVAGDIILTATHNFNLQHIALLGLLILIRTFLSFSMEIELNGYLPWKRPLDRDDDV; via the coding sequence ATGGTCGATGAACCAACCGGTATGTTTGTGGATTTGATGTGGTATGCCGCCCGGAGCATTGAAGCTTTGGGCGTGATAGTGATTTGTGTGGGTGTGATTACCACCACGGGTCTTTTTTTATATCGCTCCTGGATGCACCGGAATGCAGATCGCTTTTATAGAATCTACCGGCGGGGCATGGGCAAGGCAATTTTGCTGGGGCTGGAGTTGCTGGTTGCCGGCGATATCATCCTCACGGCAACGCATAATTTTAACTTGCAGCATATTGCCTTGCTGGGGTTGCTGATCCTGATCAGAACATTTCTTAGTTTTTCCATGGAAATTGAATTGAACGGATACCTGCCCTGGAAACGGCCACTGGATCGGGATGATGACGTTTAA